In the Danio rerio strain Tuebingen ecotype United States chromosome 8, GRCz12tu, whole genome shotgun sequence genome, one interval contains:
- the dohh gene encoding deoxyhypusine hydroxylase (The RefSeq protein has 1 substitution compared to this genomic sequence), producing the protein MANDKDIAAVGSILVNTKQDLTTRFRALFTLRNLGGAEAVKWISEAFVDESALLKHELAYCLGQMQDESAIPTLEAVLKDTNQEPMVRHEAGEALGAIGNPKVLELLKKYAEDPVIEVAETCQLAVKRLEWLMNGGEQTKDGTDENPYCSVDPAPPAQRKSVPELRTQLLDETLPLFDRYRAMFALRNLGTEEAVLALGDGLQCSSALFRHEIGYVLGQIQHEASIPQLQAALEKMDENAMVRHECAEALGSIGKEPCVQILERYRKDQERVVKESCEVALDMLEYENSSQFQYADGLLRLQSAH; encoded by the exons ATGGCGAACGATAAGGATATTGCTGCGGTGGGGAGCATCCTGGTCAACACAAAGCAGGACTTGACAACACGCTTTAGAGCTCTTTTCACTCTCCGTAACCTCGGAGGAGCAGAGGCCGTGAAGTGGATCAGTGAAGCTTTTGTGGATGAATCTGCACTTTTGAAGCATGAGCTGGCGTACTGCCTTGGACAAATGCAAGACGAGAGCGCCATTCCTACCCTAGAGGCAGTCCTGAAAGACACAAACCAAGAGCCAATGGTCAGACATGAAGCAG GAGAAGCGTTGGGAGCCATTGGAAATCCCAAAGTCTTAGAGTTATTGAAGAAATATGCAGAAGATCCAGTTATTGAG GTGGCAGAAACTTGTCAGCTGGCGGTCAAGAGGCTGGAGTGGCTCATGAATGGTGGCGAGCAGACAAAAGATGGGACAGATGAAAACCCCTACTGCTCTGTGGACCCCGCTCCCCCTGCCCAAAGAAAAAGTGTCCCAGAACTGAGGACACAGCTCTTAGATGAAACTCTGCCACTGTTTGATCGCTACAGAGCCATGTTTGCTCTGAGGAATCTTGGAACTGAAGAGGCTGTTCTGGCTCTTGGAGATG GTCTTCAGTGCAGCAGTGCCTTGTTCCGCCATGAGATTGGCTATGTGTTGGGTCAGATCCAGCATGCGGCCAGCATCCCTCAGCTGCAGGCAGCTTTGGAGAAGATGGATGAGAATGCCATGGTCCGACATGAGTGTGCGGAGGCGCTGGGCTCCATCGGGAAGGAGCCGTGTGTCCAGATCCTGGAACGCTATAGGAAAGACCAGGAGCGGGTGGTAAAGGAGAGCTGTGAGGTCGCACTAGACATGCTGGAGTATGAGAACAGCTCACAGTTCCAGTATGCAGACGGACTGCTCAGACTGCAGAGCGCTCACTAA
- the LOC100005423 gene encoding uncharacterized protein isoform X1, with the protein MPRSYLKTDEARDAAEMKYLLASKIRRRKEEIRNYILERRAEIHKRIRYRRHLFQNYLSTRTSPSPTEEDLPNHVPIPSDPDWWERVVMTEFGPEDWLDKFHVTREIFLLLSTKLKPQLEQVYIQQTQQTITLEKCIAMALMRLSTSTEYCFLSELFGVPIPAVCQCVREVCEAIILLLKPIYMQLPAQHELEDNVEQFRSLWGFPHCIGVIDSLHIPVNLPAAESQDCWNPSGWHSVVLQGVVNAHGNFWDVCSGFTGSTDDMTILQSSELWTMAEKGGFCSQPPKELMGRPLGFLLLGDVGFSLQNWLLKCYPSSSNLTPQQQTFNVKLNLGLKVIEQAFQRLKARWQCLHNRNDNNVDLVSKMAVACCILHNICSVHDSPFKDEWVEALSQNECPQPKDVSTVYIDDPNAEAVRSVVCSYFEQQQQSQTFDQSPTSSPVLPVPEPPQVDSAGTT; encoded by the exons ATGCCACGTTCGTATTTGAAAACGGACGAGGCGAGAGATGCCGCAGAGATGAAATACTTGCTTGCATCCAAAATTCGCCGCCGAAAAGAAGAAATCCGCAACTACATATTAGAAAGGCGAGCAGAAATTCACAAAAGAATCCGATATCGAAGGCATCTTTTCCAGAATTACCTGAGCACGAGAACG TCTCCATCACCGACTGAAGAAGATTTGCCAAATCATGTCCCAATCCCTTCAGACCCAGACTGGTGGGAAAGAGTGGTAATGACTGAGTTTGGACCGGAAGACTGGCTTGACAAGTTCCACGTCACAAGAGAAATCTTCCTCCTCCTGAGCACGAAACTCAAGCCTCAGCTGGAGCAAGTGTACATACAGCAAACCCAACAAACCATAACATTGGAGAAATGCATAGCCATGGCCTTAATGCGTTTGTCCACCAGCACAGAGTACTGCTTTTTAAGCGAACTATTTGGGGTGCCAATCCCtgctgtgtgtcagtgtgtgcggGAGGTGTGTGAAGCcatcattttgttattaaaaccCATCTACATGCAACTACCAGCACAACATGAACTAGAGGACAATGTGGAGCAGTTTCGTAGCTTGTGGGGTTTTCCTCATTGCATCGGCGTCATCGATTCCCTTCACATCCCAGTTAACCTGCCTGCCGCGGAGAGCCAGGACTGCTGGAACCCAAGCGGGTGGCACTCTGTGGTTCTCCAAGGGGTGGTGAACGCTCATGGTAATTTCTGGGACGTGTGTTCTGGTTTTACAGGCAGCACAGATGATATGACCATCTTGCAGAGCTCAGAACTGTGGACTATGGCAGAGAAGGGAGGTTTTTGCTCTCAGCCGCCCAAAGAACTCATGGGACGCCCGTTGGGGTTTCTGTTGTTGGGGGATGTGGGGTTTTCTCTTCAGAATTGGTTACTGAAATGTTATCCATCTTCATCCAATCTAACCCCACAACAGCAAACCTTCAACGTCAAACTCAACCTCGGCCTTAAAGTCATCGAGCAAGCTTTCCAGCGCCTCAAAGCACGCTGGCAGTGTCTGCACAACAGAAATGACAACAACGTCGATTTGGTGTCCAAGATGGCTGTAGCTTGCTGTATATTACACAATATCTGTAGTGTTCACGACAGCCCGTTTAAAGACGAGTGGGTTGAAGCACTGAGTCAGAATGAATGTCCACAGCCCAAAGATGTGTCTACGGTATATATAGATGATCCTAATGCTGAGGCCGTACGTTCTGTAGTCTGTAGTTATtttgagcagcagcagcagagccAAACATTTGATCAGTCCCCAACAAGCAGCCCGGTTCTGCCTGTGCCAGAGCCTCCTCAAGTGgacagtgctggaacaacatag
- the LOC100005423 gene encoding uncharacterized protein isoform X2, whose amino-acid sequence MPRSYLKTDEARDAAEMKYLLASKIRRRKEEIRNYILERRAEIHKRIRYRRHLFQNYLSTRTSPSPTEEDLPNHVPIPSDPDWWERVVMTEFGPEDWLDKFHVTREIFLLLSTKLKPQLEQVYIQQTQQTITLEKCIAMALMRLSTSTEYCFLSELFGVPIPAVCQCVREVCEAIILLLKPIYMQLPAQHELEDNVEQFRSLWGFPHCIGVIDSLHIPVNLPAAESQDCWNPSGWHSVVLQGVVNAHGNFWDVCSGFTGSTDDMTILQSSELWTMAEKGGFCSQPPKELMGRPLGFLLLGDVGFSLQNWLLKCYPSSSNLTPQQQTFNVKLNLGLKVIEQAFQRLKARWQCLHNRNDNNVDLVSKMAVACCILHNICSVHDSPFKDEWVEALSQNECPQPKDVSTKRSHVTSETESFNTQH is encoded by the exons ATGCCACGTTCGTATTTGAAAACGGACGAGGCGAGAGATGCCGCAGAGATGAAATACTTGCTTGCATCCAAAATTCGCCGCCGAAAAGAAGAAATCCGCAACTACATATTAGAAAGGCGAGCAGAAATTCACAAAAGAATCCGATATCGAAGGCATCTTTTCCAGAATTACCTGAGCACGAGAACG TCTCCATCACCGACTGAAGAAGATTTGCCAAATCATGTCCCAATCCCTTCAGACCCAGACTGGTGGGAAAGAGTGGTAATGACTGAGTTTGGACCGGAAGACTGGCTTGACAAGTTCCACGTCACAAGAGAAATCTTCCTCCTCCTGAGCACGAAACTCAAGCCTCAGCTGGAGCAAGTGTACATACAGCAAACCCAACAAACCATAACATTGGAGAAATGCATAGCCATGGCCTTAATGCGTTTGTCCACCAGCACAGAGTACTGCTTTTTAAGCGAACTATTTGGGGTGCCAATCCCtgctgtgtgtcagtgtgtgcggGAGGTGTGTGAAGCcatcattttgttattaaaaccCATCTACATGCAACTACCAGCACAACATGAACTAGAGGACAATGTGGAGCAGTTTCGTAGCTTGTGGGGTTTTCCTCATTGCATCGGCGTCATCGATTCCCTTCACATCCCAGTTAACCTGCCTGCCGCGGAGAGCCAGGACTGCTGGAACCCAAGCGGGTGGCACTCTGTGGTTCTCCAAGGGGTGGTGAACGCTCATGGTAATTTCTGGGACGTGTGTTCTGGTTTTACAGGCAGCACAGATGATATGACCATCTTGCAGAGCTCAGAACTGTGGACTATGGCAGAGAAGGGAGGTTTTTGCTCTCAGCCGCCCAAAGAACTCATGGGACGCCCGTTGGGGTTTCTGTTGTTGGGGGATGTGGGGTTTTCTCTTCAGAATTGGTTACTGAAATGTTATCCATCTTCATCCAATCTAACCCCACAACAGCAAACCTTCAACGTCAAACTCAACCTCGGCCTTAAAGTCATCGAGCAAGCTTTCCAGCGCCTCAAAGCACGCTGGCAGTGTCTGCACAACAGAAATGACAACAACGTCGATTTGGTGTCCAAGATGGCTGTAGCTTGCTGTATATTACACAATATCTGTAGTGTTCACGACAGCCCGTTTAAAGACGAGTGGGTTGAAGCACTGAGTCAGAATGAATGTCCACAGCCCAAAGATGTGTCTACG AAGAGGTCACATGTAACGTCAGAGACTGAAAGTTTCAATACACAACATTAA
- the dohh gene encoding deoxyhypusine hydroxylase isoform X1 codes for MANDKDIAAVGSILVNTKQDLTTRFRALFTLRNLGGAEAVKWISEAFVDESALLKHELAYCLGQMQDESAIPTLEAVLKDTNQEPMVRHEAGEALGAIGNPKVLELLKKYAEDPVIEVAETCQLAVKRLEWLMNGGEQTKDGTDENPYCSVDPAPPAQRKSVPELRTQLLDETLPLFDRYRAMFALRNLGTEEAVLALGDGLQCSSALFRHEIGYVLGQIQHAASIPQLQAALEKMDENAMVRHECAEALGSIGKEPCVQILERYRKDQERVVKESCEVALDMLEYENSSQFQYADGLLRLQSAH; via the exons ATGGCGAACGATAAGGATATTGCTGCGGTGGGGAGCATCCTGGTCAACACAAAGCAGGACTTGACAACACGCTTTAGAGCTCTTTTCACTCTCCGTAACCTCGGAGGAGCAGAGGCCGTGAAGTGGATCAGTGAAGCTTTTGTGGATGAATCTGCACTTTTGAAGCATGAGCTGGCGTACTGCCTTGGACAAATGCAAGACGAGAGCGCCATTCCTACCCTAGAGGCAGTCCTGAAAGACACAAACCAAGAGCCAATGGTCAGACATGAAGCAG GAGAAGCGTTGGGAGCCATTGGAAATCCCAAAGTCTTAGAGTTATTGAAGAAATATGCAGAAGATCCAGTTATTGAG GTGGCAGAAACTTGTCAGCTGGCGGTCAAGAGGCTGGAGTGGCTCATGAATGGTGGCGAGCAGACAAAAGATGGGACAGATGAAAACCCCTACTGCTCTGTGGACCCCGCTCCCCCTGCCCAAAGAAAAAGTGTCCCAGAACTGAGGACACAGCTCTTAGATGAAACTCTGCCACTGTTTGATCGCTACAGAGCCATGTTTGCTCTGAGGAATCTTGGAACTGAAGAGGCTGTTCTGGCTCTTGGAGATG GTCTTCAGTGCAGCAGTGCCTTGTTCCGCCATGAGATTGGCTATGTGTTGGGTCAGATCCAGCATGCGGCCAGCATCCCTCAGCTGCAGGCAGCTTTGGAGAAGATGGATGAGAATGCCATGGTCCGACATGAGTGTGCGGAGGCGCTGGGCTCCATCGGGAAGGAGCCGTGTGTCCAGATCCTGGAACGCTATAGGAAAGACCAGGAGCGGGTGGTAAAGGAGAGCTGTGAGGTCGCACTAGACATGCTGGAGTATGAGAACAGCTCACAGTTCCAGTATGCAGACGGACTGCTCAGACTGCAGAGCGCTCACTAA